One part of the Clostridium thermosuccinogenes genome encodes these proteins:
- the spoVAD gene encoding stage V sporulation protein AD: MLQGHQTWVYESKPVIIGTAAIGGPFESQGGLAADFDMFHDDLWLGENSFEKAEKKLLEEACETAIKKAGLKKEDVQFFLSGDLINQIIASSFAARTLGIPYLGLYGACSSSMEGLALASLIVDSKFAVNALAATSSHNAAAEKQYRYPTEYGAQKPPTAQWTVTGAGAAVVSQQGEGPKVTSATIGRVVDMGLSDPFNMGAAMAPAAVDTIEAHFRDLNIDASQYDLIATGDLGRIGHRIAGDLLKKHGIDIPEEKFTDCGILMYRSDQPVFAGASGCACAATATYGHFINRMKRGELKKILIVATGALLSPMSYQQKESIPCIAHAVSIEM, from the coding sequence ATGTTACAAGGACATCAAACATGGGTTTATGAATCCAAACCGGTTATCATAGGCACAGCTGCCATAGGCGGCCCTTTTGAATCGCAGGGAGGCCTGGCTGCAGATTTTGATATGTTTCACGATGACTTGTGGCTGGGAGAGAACAGCTTTGAAAAAGCTGAAAAAAAGCTCTTGGAGGAAGCCTGTGAAACAGCCATAAAAAAAGCTGGACTAAAAAAAGAAGATGTGCAGTTTTTTTTAAGCGGGGATCTGATAAACCAAATCATCGCCAGCAGTTTCGCTGCCCGCACTCTCGGTATTCCATATTTGGGGTTATACGGTGCGTGCTCCAGTTCAATGGAAGGCTTGGCTTTAGCGTCCTTGATAGTTGACAGCAAATTCGCCGTTAATGCCTTAGCTGCTACATCCAGCCATAATGCAGCTGCGGAAAAGCAATACAGATATCCTACAGAATATGGTGCGCAAAAACCACCCACAGCACAATGGACTGTCACTGGAGCAGGAGCTGCTGTAGTTTCCCAGCAAGGTGAAGGCCCAAAAGTTACATCTGCTACCATTGGCCGTGTGGTAGATATGGGTCTTAGCGACCCCTTCAATATGGGTGCAGCTATGGCTCCTGCAGCTGTGGATACCATAGAAGCCCACTTCAGGGATCTGAACATTGATGCTTCCCAATATGACCTTATTGCTACCGGAGACCTCGGCAGGATAGGGCACAGGATTGCTGGAGACCTTCTCAAAAAGCACGGAATAGACATTCCTGAAGAAAAGTTCACCGACTGCGGCATCCTCATGTATAGAAGCGACCAGCCGGTTTTTGCAGGAGCTAGTGGATGCGCATGTGCTGCGACAGCCACCTATGGACATTTTATAAACCGCATGAAAAGAGGAGAATTAAAAAAGATACTTATTGTGGCCACAGGAGCATTGCTTTCCCCCATGTCATACCAGCAGAAGGAAAGCATACCCTGCATTGCCCATGCGGTATCAATAGAAATGTAA
- a CDS encoding DUF421 domain-containing protein, giving the protein MEIWLQVLLQSISLFILIFFLVRLMGKKSIARMTAFSFVNYIVVAVLAAMISANMIPNPVLGIISLGVWVLLSIGLDYLSLKSKLFHDLINGRETVLIKHGKIMEENLSQARLTGEDLLRELRSKNAMNLMDVEFAVMETTGEVNVYLKSDKKPVTAHDLGKKVAPQAEPQTVILEGKILNEPLFSLGLNKEWLSIQLEKMGVSLDNVFLGQVDSSGDLYIDLYDDSIALPQPRVKEMVYANLEKCQADLLTYSMETHDENARQMYAEDAEKLKQIMKKLEPYLLR; this is encoded by the coding sequence ATGGAAATCTGGCTTCAGGTTTTGCTTCAATCTATTTCGTTATTCATCCTTATCTTCTTTCTTGTGAGGCTCATGGGAAAAAAGAGCATAGCTCGGATGACAGCTTTCAGTTTTGTTAATTATATTGTCGTGGCTGTTCTGGCTGCCATGATATCGGCCAACATGATACCGAACCCTGTTTTGGGCATTATCTCCTTAGGAGTATGGGTTCTTTTGTCCATTGGATTGGATTATCTGTCATTAAAAAGCAAACTGTTTCATGACTTGATTAACGGGCGGGAAACCGTGTTAATAAAGCATGGCAAGATAATGGAGGAAAACCTGTCTCAGGCAAGGCTCACAGGAGAGGATCTTTTGAGAGAGCTTAGGTCCAAGAATGCGATGAATCTGATGGACGTAGAGTTTGCCGTAATGGAAACAACAGGGGAAGTTAACGTATATCTTAAATCTGACAAAAAACCTGTTACTGCCCACGATTTGGGTAAAAAGGTGGCTCCCCAGGCTGAACCTCAGACAGTGATACTGGAGGGAAAAATACTGAACGAGCCTCTGTTTTCGCTGGGGTTGAACAAGGAATGGCTGAGCATTCAGCTGGAAAAGATGGGTGTATCTCTAGACAACGTTTTTCTGGGCCAGGTGGATTCTTCCGGGGATCTTTACATAGACCTCTACGATGATTCGATTGCTCTTCCCCAGCCCAGAGTAAAGGAAATGGTATACGCAAACCTCGAAAAATGCCAAGCAGATCTGTTGACTTATTCTATGGAAACTCATGACGAAAATGCAAGGCAAATGTACGCGGAAGATGCCGAAAAACTAAAGCAGATCATGAAAAAGCTGGAGCCATACTTATTAAGGTAG
- a CDS encoding DUF1657 domain-containing protein — MTVASQIKQTLAGLKGVQGTLRIYSSQARNEETRSVYNEALAVTEKIINDLEQRVQTLEFEEPQYKGN, encoded by the coding sequence ATGACAGTAGCTTCACAGATAAAACAAACATTGGCCGGATTAAAAGGCGTACAAGGCACTTTACGCATTTATTCATCCCAGGCCCGCAATGAAGAAACCAGATCGGTATATAACGAAGCTCTGGCGGTTACTGAAAAGATCATCAACGATCTGGAGCAGCGAGTGCAGACTCTGGAGTTTGAAGAACCCCAATATAAAGGAAATTGA
- the spoVAC gene encoding stage V sporulation protein AC produces MSSKKKKKLTPQQQEYQKFAHAREPKRPVLANCVRAFLVGGIICTLGQGIQWVFITYFNFNEKTAGAPTVAVLIFISALLTSLGVYDHIAQWGGAGTAVPVTGFANTITSAALEHKTEGYVLGVGGNMFKIAGPVIVYGVFSAFVVSIISVIIKALGGM; encoded by the coding sequence ATGTCAAGCAAAAAAAAGAAAAAACTCACTCCTCAGCAGCAGGAGTATCAAAAATTTGCTCATGCCAGGGAACCTAAGCGCCCCGTTTTGGCCAATTGCGTCAGGGCTTTCCTAGTCGGTGGAATTATTTGTACCCTGGGACAGGGAATACAATGGGTTTTTATCACCTACTTTAACTTTAATGAGAAAACAGCCGGAGCTCCTACAGTTGCAGTCTTGATTTTCATATCTGCATTGCTCACAAGCCTTGGCGTTTACGACCATATTGCCCAATGGGGCGGAGCCGGAACTGCAGTTCCGGTAACCGGATTTGCCAACACTATCACTTCGGCAGCCCTGGAGCATAAAACCGAGGGATATGTGCTGGGTGTAGGAGGAAACATGTTTAAAATTGCCGGACCAGTTATAGTATACGGTGTTTTTTCAGCTTTCGTTGTATCAATTATAAGCGTAATCATTAAAGCATTAGGTGGGATGTAA
- a CDS encoding stalk domain-containing protein, which produces MKKRLLISVALTLVLMFTAVFSAAASAKVKATVKVDGEVITLEKDLFGENGRIQVPLNGVFEKLNAKASWDEKTDKIIIEDNYTQIELVIGDKTATILRKYDFSGIPEKVNLDVAPMKINGTVYVPVRFIAESLGAKVGWESKTKTVVIDTEYDVIPVEKPAAYEVLTYEDIKDSKELTSWYDANFEKEGIYFKTVGNTTYVLVASGEKSTGGYTIEVDSATIVSPGYAYITAKVKSPAPDADVITVITYPHVLLKIVDEGIKNVDGEIIDDAKMKRTIKDIGEAISAEDVKRIALYNLDGKEIKTYDEEDFQKLTDYYNNSEISEDFYIMMITGNKMVITLKDDTTISFTSYGSKTNVVASIVSKGQYGSYHLVCPEIAEILLGE; this is translated from the coding sequence ATGAAAAAAAGATTATTGATTTCAGTTGCTCTTACTCTTGTGTTAATGTTTACGGCTGTATTTTCCGCAGCTGCTTCCGCAAAAGTGAAGGCCACGGTGAAAGTGGACGGAGAAGTCATAACACTGGAGAAGGACTTGTTCGGTGAAAACGGAAGAATTCAGGTACCTTTGAACGGTGTATTTGAAAAGCTTAATGCGAAAGCAAGCTGGGATGAAAAAACAGACAAAATCATTATTGAAGATAATTATACGCAGATAGAGCTCGTTATAGGAGATAAAACCGCAACTATTCTGAGAAAATATGATTTTTCCGGAATTCCCGAAAAGGTAAATCTTGATGTTGCACCAATGAAAATTAACGGAACTGTTTATGTACCGGTCCGCTTCATTGCTGAAAGCCTTGGAGCAAAGGTAGGCTGGGAATCAAAAACTAAAACGGTTGTAATTGATACGGAGTATGATGTCATCCCCGTTGAAAAGCCAGCAGCTTATGAGGTGCTGACATATGAAGATATTAAGGACAGCAAGGAACTGACAAGCTGGTATGATGCAAACTTTGAAAAAGAGGGAATATATTTCAAAACCGTAGGTAATACAACCTATGTACTGGTAGCTTCCGGTGAAAAATCTACAGGAGGATACACCATTGAAGTTGACAGCGCCACTATTGTATCACCGGGTTATGCATACATTACGGCAAAGGTGAAAAGTCCGGCTCCCGACGCTGATGTTATTACGGTGATAACTTATCCCCATGTACTGCTTAAAATAGTTGATGAAGGCATAAAAAATGTGGATGGGGAAATTATTGATGATGCTAAGATGAAAAGAACAATAAAGGATATAGGTGAGGCAATCTCCGCAGAGGATGTAAAGAGGATAGCGCTTTATAATTTGGACGGTAAGGAAATCAAGACTTACGATGAAGAAGATTTTCAAAAGCTGACAGATTATTATAACAACAGTGAGATCAGCGAGGACTTCTATATCATGATGATTACGGGAAACAAAATGGTTATAACCCTTAAAGATGATACCACCATCTCATTCACAAGCTATGGTTCCAAAACCAATGTGGTGGCAAGTATCGTATCAAAAGGCCAGTATGGATCCTACCATCTCGTGTGTCCTGAAATTGCTGAGATTCTGCTGGGTGAATAA